The following coding sequences lie in one Pectobacterium sp. A5351 genomic window:
- a CDS encoding Txe/YoeB family addiction module toxin, with the protein MKLIWSEEAWEDYLYWQDIDKRMVKKINELIKETHRTPFEGKGKPEPLKHNLAGFWSRRITEEHRLVYAITDDAMMIAACRYHY; encoded by the coding sequence GTGAAACTAATCTGGTCAGAAGAAGCATGGGAAGACTACCTGTACTGGCAGGACATCGATAAGCGGATGGTCAAAAAGATCAATGAATTAATAAAAGAAACGCACAGGACACCTTTTGAGGGAAAAGGAAAACCAGAGCCACTTAAACATAATCTTGCTGGTTTCTGGTCGCGCCGTATCACCGAAGAACATCGTTTGGTTTATGCCATCACCGATGACGCCATGATGATCGCTGCCTGCCGCTACCACTACTAA
- the rhaB gene encoding rhamnulokinase, which yields MAVKNIVAVDLGASSGRVMLATLHTATQHLTLKEIHRFSNTLVFQDNHHQWDLAALERDILIGLHQIDAMGIAPDSIGIDSWGVDYVLLDKDGQHIGLPYSYRDHRTDGVMATVTAELGREAIYQRTGIQFLPFNTLYQLKALCDTPSENLNQVAHLLMIPDYFHYRLTGNRVCEYTNASTTQLLNLEKKTWDSTLLDYLGVPHRWLSEPVQPGHAVGNWTAPSGRQIPVTAVATHDTASAVVGAPLQSRDSAYLSSGTWSLMGIESDTPFNSPQALAANITNEGGVNGTYRVLKNIMGLWLLQRVCQERDIKDLGALIQSAAALPAFVSLIHPNDECFINPPSMHQAIRDYCREHGQPVPQSDAELARCIFDSLALLYRQVVLELGELRHAPIRQLHIVGGGSQNAFLNQLCADVCQIPVLAGPVEASTLGNIGCQLMALGAVADLAAFRHMLTHNFPLHRYTPRAESDFAGHWRRFQALSQPETAPKGKKETTQ from the coding sequence ATGGCGGTGAAGAATATCGTGGCGGTGGATTTAGGGGCATCCAGTGGTCGGGTCATGCTGGCAACCTTGCACACCGCAACGCAGCATCTGACGCTGAAAGAAATTCACCGTTTCAGCAATACGCTGGTGTTTCAGGACAACCACCACCAGTGGGATCTCGCCGCACTGGAACGTGACATCCTCATCGGATTACACCAAATCGATGCCATGGGTATCGCGCCTGATAGCATTGGAATCGACAGCTGGGGCGTGGACTATGTGCTACTCGATAAGGACGGGCAGCATATCGGCCTGCCGTATTCCTATCGCGACCACCGCACCGACGGCGTGATGGCTACCGTCACTGCCGAACTGGGGCGTGAGGCGATCTATCAGCGCACCGGCATTCAATTTCTGCCGTTTAATACGCTGTACCAGCTTAAAGCGCTGTGCGATACGCCGTCTGAAAATTTGAATCAGGTGGCACACCTGTTGATGATCCCCGACTATTTTCATTATCGCCTCACAGGGAATCGGGTCTGCGAATACACCAACGCCAGTACGACCCAACTGCTTAATCTGGAAAAGAAAACCTGGGATAGCACGCTGCTGGATTATCTGGGTGTCCCACACCGCTGGCTGAGCGAACCCGTGCAGCCGGGGCACGCCGTGGGAAACTGGACAGCACCGAGCGGACGACAGATTCCCGTCACCGCCGTCGCCACGCACGATACCGCCAGCGCGGTGGTCGGCGCGCCGTTGCAAAGCCGCGACAGCGCCTATCTCAGCTCCGGCACCTGGTCACTGATGGGGATTGAGAGCGACACGCCGTTTAACAGCCCACAGGCGCTGGCCGCCAATATCACCAACGAAGGCGGCGTGAATGGCACCTATCGGGTGCTGAAAAACATCATGGGCCTGTGGCTGTTACAGCGGGTCTGCCAGGAACGTGACATCAAGGATTTAGGCGCGCTGATTCAGTCCGCCGCCGCTCTACCTGCCTTCGTCAGCCTGATTCACCCGAATGACGAGTGCTTTATCAATCCGCCGTCTATGCATCAGGCAATCCGCGACTATTGCCGTGAGCACGGCCAGCCCGTGCCCCAAAGCGATGCCGAGCTGGCACGCTGTATCTTCGACAGCCTCGCGCTGCTCTACCGCCAGGTGGTGCTGGAACTGGGCGAACTGCGGCACGCCCCGATCCGCCAATTGCACATTGTCGGCGGCGGCAGCCAAAACGCTTTCCTGAACCAACTGTGCGCCGATGTGTGCCAGATTCCGGTTCTGGCCGGGCCGGTCGAAGCCTCGACGCTTGGCAATATCGGCTGCCAGCTGATGGCGCTGGGCGCCGTCGCCGACCTTGCCGCTTTCCGGCACATGCTGACTCATAACTTCCCTCTGCATCGCTATACCCCGCGCGCGGAGAGTGATTTTGCCGGGCACTGGCGTCGTTTTCAGGCGCTCAGCCAGCCAGAAACCGCCCCAAAGGGCAAAAAGGAGACCACGCAATGA
- a CDS encoding helix-turn-helix domain-containing protein, producing the protein MATAVRGLKLQTEDYFLTDKNAVMVAERHPQPVFPLHHHDFDELVIVWRGNGLHLWNDVPYRITRGDMFYVSAHDRHSYESVHELELDNILYIRNRLTLSADWQMLLPGGERPQSQRHWCLGSEGMDTLREKVDALRQECMKSDALSLQLSEALLLQIALLAARYRHTPDNPQLADAHQLDMLMNALRASIAIPFRFEAFCEQHHFSARSLRSRFKEQTGMSVPHYLRQLRLCKAMELLRYDLQTIGDVAALCGFEDSNYFSVVFHQAFGTSPSAYRQRFLNVE; encoded by the coding sequence ATGGCGACAGCAGTACGGGGTTTGAAATTACAGACTGAAGACTATTTCCTCACCGACAAGAATGCCGTGATGGTGGCCGAGCGGCATCCGCAGCCGGTGTTTCCGTTGCATCATCATGATTTTGACGAACTGGTGATTGTCTGGCGTGGCAATGGCCTGCACCTCTGGAACGATGTGCCTTACCGCATTACCCGTGGCGATATGTTCTATGTTTCCGCACATGATCGTCACAGCTATGAATCCGTCCACGAGCTTGAGCTGGACAACATCCTCTATATCCGCAATCGCCTGACGCTGTCTGCCGACTGGCAAATGTTACTGCCGGGCGGAGAACGTCCACAAAGTCAGCGCCACTGGTGTTTAGGCTCGGAAGGCATGGATACCCTTCGTGAGAAGGTGGATGCGCTGAGGCAGGAGTGCATGAAGTCGGATGCGTTGTCGCTGCAACTGAGCGAAGCGCTGTTGTTGCAGATTGCGCTGCTGGCGGCGCGCTATCGCCACACGCCGGATAATCCACAACTGGCCGATGCGCATCAGCTAGATATGTTGATGAATGCGTTGCGTGCCAGCATTGCGATCCCGTTCCGCTTTGAAGCCTTCTGCGAACAGCACCATTTCAGCGCCCGGAGCTTACGTTCGCGCTTTAAAGAACAAACCGGCATGAGCGTGCCGCACTACCTGCGCCAGTTGCGGCTCTGTAAAGCGATGGAACTGCTACGTTATGACCTGCAAACGATTGGCGACGTTGCCGCGCTGTGCGGTTTTGAAGACAGCAACTACTTCTCCGTCGTGTTCCATCAGGCGTTCGGCACCTCACCCAGCGCCTACCGTCAGCGCTTCCTGAATGTGGAGTGA
- a CDS encoding dipeptide ABC transporter ATP-binding protein, producing the protein MSLNTLPHPAHAASEAPAKTPLLRVDGLSVTFPSPFGPIRSVKNLSFQVNDGEILALVGESGSGKSVTARTLVGLAGEAVDVQANAIELTRHDGSRCDLRYLTDRDWRAIRGREIGFVLQDALVSLDPLRKIGQEVAEPILTHRLLPREQIPARVAELLVKAGIPDPENRAAQYPHELSGGLRQRALIASALAAGPQLLIADEPTTALDATVQKQVLKVFTALAQAGHGVLLITHDLAVVADVADRVIVMQNGALVEGGEARQILSAPTHPYTRKLLAAIPTASTRGKWLAGVDPLQGGIAPSAASLATTHTDDTIALTADRIAVSFKRPDGSRMQAVNQVSLQIKRGETLGIVGESGSGKTTLGKVILALQKPDSGEVRLADHAWSALTERERRPLRARIQTITQDPLSSFDPQFTIAQILNQPLRLRRDLNDDEKQRRILTLLEYVGLTPDLLSRRPRALSGGQRQRVSIAQALASEPEILICDEPVSALDVTTQAQVLDLLVALQRQLGLTMLFISHDLGVVQHMSHRIAVMKDGDIVETGPVEQIFNQPQHPYTRLLLSTVAE; encoded by the coding sequence ATGAGCCTGAATACACTTCCTCACCCCGCTCATGCCGCTTCAGAAGCCCCCGCAAAGACGCCGCTGCTGCGTGTAGACGGCCTGAGCGTCACCTTTCCCAGCCCTTTCGGCCCCATTCGTTCGGTTAAGAACCTCTCTTTTCAGGTCAATGACGGAGAAATTCTGGCGCTGGTCGGCGAATCGGGTTCAGGGAAATCCGTCACCGCTCGCACGCTGGTAGGTCTGGCTGGTGAAGCCGTTGACGTACAGGCAAACGCGATTGAGCTCACGCGCCATGACGGCAGCCGGTGTGATTTACGCTATCTGACCGATCGCGACTGGCGGGCGATTCGCGGCCGGGAAATCGGCTTTGTTTTACAGGATGCGCTGGTGTCTCTTGACCCACTGCGCAAGATCGGACAGGAAGTCGCCGAACCGATTCTGACCCACCGCCTGCTGCCACGTGAACAGATTCCCGCACGCGTCGCCGAACTTCTGGTGAAGGCCGGCATCCCCGATCCAGAGAATCGCGCGGCGCAGTATCCGCATGAGCTATCCGGCGGCCTGCGTCAGCGAGCGCTTATTGCTTCCGCGTTGGCAGCCGGCCCACAGTTACTGATCGCCGATGAACCGACTACCGCGCTGGATGCCACGGTGCAAAAGCAGGTGCTGAAAGTCTTCACCGCATTAGCGCAGGCAGGACATGGCGTGCTACTGATCACCCACGATCTTGCTGTCGTCGCAGACGTTGCGGATCGCGTCATCGTGATGCAGAACGGAGCGCTGGTAGAAGGCGGTGAGGCACGGCAGATCCTGTCAGCGCCGACACATCCCTACACCCGAAAACTGCTGGCGGCGATACCCACCGCGTCTACCCGTGGAAAGTGGCTGGCTGGCGTCGATCCCTTACAGGGTGGCATTGCTCCCTCAGCCGCGTCTCTGGCGACGACGCACACTGACGATACCATCGCCCTAACGGCAGATCGCATTGCAGTGTCGTTCAAACGCCCGGACGGCAGCCGGATGCAGGCCGTTAATCAGGTATCTCTCCAGATCAAACGCGGTGAAACGCTGGGTATCGTCGGGGAGTCCGGTTCGGGTAAAACCACGCTGGGCAAAGTCATTCTGGCGCTGCAAAAACCGGACAGCGGCGAAGTCAGACTGGCGGACCATGCCTGGAGCGCGTTAACAGAGCGCGAGCGCCGACCGCTACGCGCACGCATTCAGACGATCACGCAGGATCCGCTCAGTTCGTTCGATCCGCAATTTACCATCGCCCAGATTCTGAACCAGCCGCTGCGCCTGCGCCGCGATCTGAACGACGACGAGAAACAGCGGCGCATTCTGACGCTACTGGAGTATGTCGGCCTGACGCCCGACCTGCTGAGCCGCCGTCCAAGAGCGCTGTCCGGTGGGCAACGCCAGCGCGTTTCCATCGCACAGGCGCTGGCTTCGGAACCCGAGATTCTGATCTGCGACGAACCGGTATCGGCGCTGGACGTCACGACACAGGCGCAGGTGCTGGATTTACTCGTCGCGCTGCAACGCCAACTGGGGCTGACAATGCTGTTCATCTCCCACGATTTGGGCGTGGTGCAACACATGAGCCACCGCATCGCAGTGATGAAAGACGGGGATATCGTAGAAACCGGTCCGGTCGAGCAGATCTTCAACCAACCGCAACACCCCTACACGCGCCTGTTGCTTTCAACGGTGGCGGAGTAG
- a CDS encoding ABC transporter permease, translating to MMSGLNVNLYALGKRLFTILAVLWGAATLTFIAVKLIPGDPVAILSGGDNVVDEAYRAVLIKQFGLDQPLWVQYLRYCGQALQGDFGVSYLYRLPVGSVISDAMHETLPLALGGLILALLLAITSALLTAGRYGALRTTVSWLELTLLSTPVYWIGIVLLSLFSFRLQWFPVTGNDGVMSLVLPVITLSLPIAAILSQVLRDGLEEALSQPFSLTVRTRGVSEIRLRFRHGLRHAALAASTLTGTLLASVLGGSVLTETVFGRAGIGQVTLSAIENRDMPLVLGVVMLSAFLFVVINLLVDALYLIIDPRLRKKASAHE from the coding sequence ATGATGTCTGGATTAAACGTTAATCTGTACGCGTTAGGTAAACGTCTCTTCACCATTCTGGCTGTGCTCTGGGGCGCAGCCACATTGACGTTTATTGCCGTCAAACTGATCCCCGGCGATCCTGTTGCCATTCTTAGCGGCGGCGATAACGTGGTGGATGAAGCCTATCGCGCCGTACTCATCAAACAATTCGGGCTCGACCAGCCGCTGTGGGTGCAGTATCTGCGCTACTGCGGACAGGCGCTACAGGGTGATTTTGGCGTCAGCTATCTCTACCGTCTGCCAGTCGGTAGCGTGATTAGCGATGCGATGCATGAAACCCTGCCGCTGGCGCTCGGCGGTCTGATTCTGGCGTTGCTCCTTGCCATCACCAGCGCGCTGCTGACTGCTGGCCGTTATGGTGCGCTACGTACCACCGTTTCCTGGCTGGAACTGACGCTGCTTAGCACACCAGTCTACTGGATTGGGATCGTACTGCTGAGCCTATTCAGCTTTCGTCTGCAATGGTTTCCGGTCACTGGCAACGATGGCGTGATGTCGCTGGTGCTACCGGTTATCACGTTGAGTCTACCGATTGCCGCGATTCTGAGTCAGGTACTGCGTGACGGTCTGGAAGAGGCACTCTCCCAGCCGTTCTCGCTCACCGTGCGCACACGCGGCGTCAGTGAAATCCGGTTACGTTTCCGCCACGGTTTGCGCCATGCGGCGCTGGCGGCCTCAACGCTGACCGGCACGCTGCTGGCAAGCGTACTTGGCGGCTCCGTGTTGACTGAAACCGTCTTTGGCCGCGCGGGTATCGGGCAGGTCACGTTGAGCGCGATTGAAAACCGTGACATGCCGCTGGTACTGGGCGTCGTGATGCTGTCCGCGTTCCTGTTCGTCGTCATCAACCTGCTGGTGGATGCGCTGTATCTCATCATCGATCCCCGCTTACGCAAGAAGGCGAGCGCCCATGAGTAG
- a CDS encoding ABC transporter permease, with amino-acid sequence MSSEPMPFTQTLSGKTYRSPWLTTATLLPAAIVFLLALAVFFPSLFTSRTADEMDMGAVFQPPNATYWFGTDQLGRDIFSRIVHGTSLSLGIGVGAMLIACFGGVLFGTLSVLAPLRIRQVLVRLLDIMLAFPDLLLALLVIAVLGRGPENTMLAVGLAGIAGYARLIRSQVLQVRLSGYVEHAIALGEHPLYIVFRHIIPNTLRPLLIVATIGVGHAVLSASALSFLGLGVVPPTAEWGALLADGRNFLDIAPWVSLLPASVVALSVISITLLGRRLQAILAKGEAR; translated from the coding sequence ATGAGTAGTGAACCGATGCCCTTTACGCAGACGCTCTCTGGAAAAACCTATCGCAGTCCGTGGCTGACCACAGCGACGCTATTGCCTGCCGCTATCGTTTTCCTGCTGGCGCTGGCAGTTTTTTTCCCTTCGCTGTTTACCAGCCGTACTGCCGATGAAATGGATATGGGGGCGGTATTTCAGCCGCCGAATGCCACCTATTGGTTCGGCACCGATCAACTGGGACGCGATATTTTTTCCCGTATCGTTCACGGCACCTCGCTGTCGCTGGGCATCGGCGTCGGCGCGATGCTGATCGCCTGCTTCGGCGGCGTGCTATTTGGCACTCTGTCAGTGCTCGCGCCGCTGCGTATCCGTCAGGTTCTGGTGCGCCTGTTGGACATCATGCTGGCGTTTCCCGATCTGCTGCTGGCGCTACTGGTGATCGCCGTACTGGGACGCGGCCCGGAAAACACCATGCTGGCCGTTGGGCTGGCGGGGATTGCCGGCTATGCGCGTTTAATTCGTTCTCAGGTACTGCAAGTCAGGCTATCCGGCTATGTCGAGCACGCGATTGCGCTGGGCGAGCACCCATTGTATATCGTTTTCCGCCATATCATTCCCAATACGCTGCGCCCGTTGTTGATTGTCGCCACCATTGGCGTCGGCCACGCGGTGCTGTCCGCCTCGGCGCTGAGTTTTCTGGGCTTGGGCGTCGTGCCACCGACAGCCGAATGGGGCGCGCTACTGGCTGACGGACGTAACTTCCTTGATATCGCGCCCTGGGTCAGCCTGCTGCCCGCCAGCGTCGTTGCGCTGTCGGTGATTTCCATCACGCTGCTCGGGCGTCGTTTACAGGCCATTTTGGCAAAAGGAGAGGCACGATGA
- the yefM gene encoding YoeB-YefM toxin-antitoxin system antitoxin YefM, protein MRTISYSEARQNLSATMMKTVEDRAPILITRQNGEACVLMSLEEYNSLEETAYLLRSPANAKRLMNSIESLKAGHGEERDIIE, encoded by the coding sequence ATGCGTACAATTAGCTACAGTGAAGCCCGACAAAATCTATCGGCGACCATGATGAAAACGGTCGAAGACCGTGCTCCCATACTTATCACCCGACAGAATGGTGAAGCCTGCGTGCTGATGTCTTTGGAAGAGTATAACTCTCTAGAGGAGACCGCGTATTTACTGCGTTCACCAGCAAATGCAAAAAGACTGATGAACTCAATCGAGAGCCTTAAGGCTGGCCATGGTGAAGAAAGAGATATCATTGAGTGA
- the rhaS gene encoding HTH-type transcriptional activator RhaS produces MTLLRGDDFFTSRAVTVAVEPRTPQTAFPEHYHDFWEIVLVEQGAGVHVFNDQPYALCSGSVFFVRDNDRHLFEDVEGLCLTNMLYRSPRGFRFLSDIAAFLPYGPNGEWQGQWHVNAAGMQQLKQSLNSLAELAQSDAPEAIAASESLFLHILVQLRQQCFQTQANGSERQGVQALLGWLQNNYSEEVNWGCLADQFSLPLRTLHRQLKQHTGMTPQRYLNRLRLLEARRRLQQSDDSITTIAHACGFSDSNHFSTQFRKAFSQAPKSLRHQAFSREE; encoded by the coding sequence ATGACGTTACTTCGTGGTGATGATTTTTTTACTTCGCGTGCCGTAACGGTTGCGGTAGAACCGCGCACCCCGCAAACGGCTTTTCCTGAGCACTACCATGATTTCTGGGAAATTGTGCTGGTGGAACAGGGCGCTGGCGTCCATGTGTTTAACGATCAGCCTTATGCGCTGTGCAGCGGTTCGGTGTTCTTTGTTCGCGATAACGACAGGCATCTGTTTGAAGACGTGGAAGGGCTGTGTCTGACTAATATGCTGTACCGCTCGCCGCGTGGGTTTCGCTTCCTTTCCGATATCGCCGCCTTCTTGCCGTATGGCCCGAACGGCGAGTGGCAGGGGCAGTGGCACGTGAATGCGGCGGGGATGCAGCAGTTGAAGCAGTCGTTGAACAGCCTGGCTGAATTAGCGCAGAGCGATGCGCCGGAGGCGATTGCCGCCAGCGAGAGCCTGTTTCTGCATATTCTGGTGCAGTTGCGTCAGCAGTGCTTCCAGACGCAGGCCAACGGCTCCGAGCGTCAGGGAGTACAGGCGCTGCTGGGCTGGTTGCAAAACAACTACAGTGAAGAGGTGAACTGGGGGTGCCTGGCCGATCAGTTCTCACTGCCGCTGCGCACGCTGCATCGCCAGCTCAAACAACACACGGGTATGACGCCACAACGCTATCTGAATCGGTTAAGATTACTGGAGGCGCGTCGGCGGTTGCAGCAGAGTGATGACTCGATCACCACCATTGCGCACGCCTGTGGATTTAGCGACAGCAATCACTTCTCGACGCAATTCCGCAAGGCATTCTCGCAGGCGCCTAAGTCACTACGCCATCAGGCGTTTTCTCGTGAAGAATAG